One Cedecea neteri DNA segment encodes these proteins:
- the ilvL gene encoding ilv operon leader peptide, translating into MTALLRVISLVVISVVVIIIPPCGAALGERKA; encoded by the coding sequence ATGACAGCCCTTCTACGAGTGATTAGCCTGGTCGTGATTAGCGTGGTGGTGATTATTATCCCACCGTGCGGGGCTGCACTTGGAGAAAGAAAGGCTTAA
- the ilvC gene encoding ketol-acid reductoisomerase, which produces MANYFNTLNLRQQLAQLGKCRFMGRDEFADEASYLKGKKVVIVGCGAQGLNQGLNMRDSGLDVSYALRAEAIAEKRASWRKATENGFKVGTYEELIPQADLVVNLTPDKQHSSVVQAVQPMMKDGAALGYSHGFNVVEVGETIRKDITVVMVAPKCPGTEVREEYKRGFGVPTLIAVHPENDPKGEGMAIAKAWAAATGGHRAGVLESSFVAEVKSDLMGEQTILCGMLQAGSLLCFDKLVAEGTDAAYAEKLIQFGWETITEALKQGGITLMMDRLSNPAKIRANALSEQLKTIMAPLFQKHMDDIISGEFSSGMMADWANDDKKLHTWREETGQTAFETAPQFEGKISEQEYFDKGVVMIAMVKAGVELAFETMVDAGIIEESAYYESLHELPLIANTIARKRLYEMNVVISDTAEYGNYLFSYAAVPLLKEFMTTLQPGDLGKEIPAAAVDNAQLRDVNEAIRSHEIEKVGQKLRGYMTDMKRIAVAG; this is translated from the coding sequence ATGGCTAATTATTTCAACACTTTGAACCTGCGTCAGCAGTTAGCGCAGTTGGGTAAATGTCGCTTCATGGGGCGCGATGAATTCGCCGATGAAGCAAGCTACCTCAAAGGTAAAAAAGTCGTCATCGTCGGCTGCGGTGCTCAGGGCCTTAACCAGGGTCTGAACATGCGCGACTCCGGGCTGGATGTTTCCTATGCCCTGCGTGCGGAAGCTATCGCCGAGAAGCGTGCTTCCTGGCGTAAAGCGACTGAAAACGGCTTCAAAGTGGGTACTTACGAAGAGCTGATCCCGCAGGCGGATCTGGTTGTTAACCTGACGCCAGACAAACAGCACTCTTCCGTTGTTCAGGCCGTACAGCCGATGATGAAAGACGGCGCAGCGCTGGGCTACTCCCACGGTTTCAACGTGGTTGAAGTCGGCGAAACCATTCGTAAAGACATCACCGTGGTGATGGTAGCACCTAAGTGCCCGGGCACCGAAGTGCGCGAAGAATACAAACGTGGTTTTGGTGTGCCAACGCTTATCGCAGTTCACCCTGAAAACGATCCGAAAGGCGAAGGCATGGCGATTGCCAAAGCCTGGGCTGCGGCCACCGGTGGCCACCGTGCGGGCGTGCTGGAGTCTTCCTTCGTTGCGGAAGTGAAATCTGACCTGATGGGCGAGCAGACTATTCTGTGCGGTATGCTACAGGCCGGTTCTCTGCTGTGCTTCGACAAGCTGGTGGCAGAGGGTACTGATGCTGCATATGCAGAAAAACTGATTCAGTTCGGCTGGGAAACCATCACCGAAGCGCTGAAACAGGGTGGGATCACGCTGATGATGGACCGTCTGTCCAACCCGGCAAAAATCCGCGCTAACGCGCTGTCCGAGCAGCTGAAAACCATCATGGCTCCGCTGTTCCAGAAACACATGGATGACATCATCTCCGGTGAGTTCTCCTCCGGCATGATGGCTGACTGGGCTAACGACGATAAGAAACTGCATACCTGGCGTGAAGAGACCGGCCAGACTGCTTTCGAAACTGCACCGCAGTTTGAAGGCAAGATTTCCGAGCAGGAATACTTCGACAAAGGCGTGGTGATGATCGCCATGGTGAAAGCGGGCGTTGAGCTGGCCTTCGAAACCATGGTTGACGCTGGCATCATCGAAGAGTCGGCATACTATGAGTCCCTGCACGAGTTGCCGCTGATTGCTAACACCATTGCTCGTAAGCGCCTGTACGAAATGAACGTGGTTATTTCTGATACCGCTGAGTACGGTAACTATCTGTTCTCCTACGCAGCTGTTCCGCTGCTGAAAGAGTTCATGACCACGCTGCAGCCAGGCGATCTGGGTAAAGAGATCCCAGCCGCTGCGGTAGACAACGCTCAGCTTCGTGACGTCAATGAAGCCATTCGCAGCCACGAAATCGAAAAAGTGGGTCAAAAACTGCGTGGCTACATGACCGACATGAAACGCATCGCCGTTGCTGGTTAA
- a CDS encoding YifB family Mg chelatase-like AAA ATPase, whose protein sequence is MSLSVVYTRAALGVHAPQVTVEVHISAGLPGLTLVGLPETTVREARDRVRSALINSGYTFPARKITINLAPADLPKEGGRYDLPIALALLVASEQLSTPKLAQLEFIGELALTGELRGVSGAISSAMEALNAGREVVVAAENEEEVGLIAKPGCFVATHLTEVCAWLEGKHDLRTPVSPALWQADNKEDMNEIIGQSLGKRALEIAAAGGHNLLLIGPPGTGKTMLASRLNTLLPPLNDAEALQSAAILSLVQSSHLHRHWRQRPFRAPHHSASLTSIVGGGAIPQPGEISLAHNGVLFLDELPEFERRVLDSLREPIESGEIHISRTRAKITYPADFQLIAAMNPSPTGHYEGKHNRATPQQTLRYMNRLSGPFLDRFDLSVDIPLLPAGMLSKTNHDEEKSEVIRTRVMETRNRQLCRQSKLNARLSNHEIREHCTLVTGDAVWLEETLLKLGLSVRAWQRLLKVSRTIADIEHCESITRVHLQEALSYRTIDRLLLHLHRLAE, encoded by the coding sequence ATGTCACTGTCGGTTGTCTACACCAGAGCAGCACTCGGCGTTCACGCCCCACAGGTTACGGTTGAGGTACATATCAGTGCTGGCTTACCCGGGCTTACGCTTGTCGGCCTGCCTGAAACTACCGTGAGAGAAGCCCGGGATCGGGTCAGAAGTGCATTGATCAACAGTGGCTACACATTTCCGGCGCGTAAAATCACCATTAACCTTGCCCCGGCAGATCTTCCTAAAGAAGGTGGCAGATATGATTTACCGATTGCTCTGGCGCTGCTGGTTGCCTCTGAGCAGCTAAGTACGCCCAAGCTGGCCCAGCTTGAGTTTATCGGCGAGCTCGCGCTAACGGGGGAACTACGTGGGGTTTCCGGGGCCATATCATCCGCTATGGAGGCTTTGAATGCGGGACGAGAAGTTGTGGTTGCCGCAGAAAATGAAGAAGAAGTTGGCCTGATCGCTAAACCGGGCTGCTTTGTAGCCACGCATCTGACCGAAGTATGCGCCTGGTTGGAAGGAAAGCACGATCTCCGCACCCCGGTTAGCCCTGCACTGTGGCAAGCGGATAACAAAGAAGACATGAACGAGATTATTGGGCAAAGCCTGGGAAAACGAGCCCTGGAAATTGCGGCGGCTGGCGGGCATAACCTGTTACTGATAGGCCCACCAGGAACGGGCAAAACCATGCTGGCAAGCCGGCTTAATACGCTCCTTCCTCCTTTGAACGATGCTGAAGCACTACAGAGCGCAGCTATTCTGAGCCTGGTACAATCCTCGCATCTCCATCGCCATTGGCGCCAGCGTCCGTTCAGAGCTCCGCATCATAGCGCTTCTCTAACGTCCATCGTGGGTGGCGGAGCTATCCCGCAGCCAGGGGAAATTTCGTTGGCGCACAACGGCGTATTATTTCTGGATGAATTACCTGAGTTTGAACGCCGCGTGCTGGACTCGCTCAGGGAACCTATTGAATCAGGCGAGATTCATATCTCTCGCACACGAGCAAAAATTACCTACCCCGCGGATTTTCAGCTCATCGCGGCGATGAATCCCAGCCCCACAGGGCACTATGAGGGCAAGCATAACCGTGCCACACCCCAGCAGACTTTACGCTATATGAATCGGCTTTCAGGTCCTTTTCTCGACCGTTTCGATCTCTCAGTGGATATCCCGCTTCTTCCGGCAGGAATGCTGAGCAAAACAAATCATGATGAAGAAAAGAGCGAGGTAATAAGAACGAGGGTAATGGAGACACGTAACAGACAACTCTGCCGGCAGAGTAAGCTAAATGCCCGACTTAGCAATCATGAGATCCGCGAACACTGTACTCTTGTGACAGGTGATGCAGTTTGGCTCGAAGAAACATTGCTCAAGTTGGGCCTGTCGGTCAGGGCATGGCAACGTCTCCTGAAAGTCTCCCGTACTATTGCGGATATCGAGCATTGCGAGAGCATTACCCGGGTACATCTCCAGGAAGCACTCAGCTATCGCACAATTGATCGACTGCTCCTGCATTTGCACAGGCTTGCGGAATAA
- the ilvA gene encoding threonine ammonia-lyase, biosynthetic, with translation MAESQPLPDAPGGAEYLRAVLRAPVYEVVQVTPLQKMEKLSSRLDNVILVKREDRQPVHSFKLRGAYSMIAGLNSEQKACGVITASAGNHAQGVALSSTRLGIKSLIVMPVATADIKVDAVRAFGGEVLLHGANFDEAKAKAIELSQQQGFTYVPPFDHPAVIAGQGTVALELLQQDAHIDRVFVPVGGGGLAAGVAVLIKQLMPQIKVIAVEAEDSACLKAALDAGHPVELPRVGLFAEGVAVKRIGDETFRVCQEYLDDIITVDSDAICAAMKDLFEDVRAVAEPSGALALAGMKKYVQQHNIRGERLAHVLSGANVNFHGLRYVSERCELGEQREALLAVTIPEQKGSFLKFCQLLGGRSVTEFNYRYASSDDACIFVGVRLTRGLEERKEIIAQLSEGGYGVVDLSDDEMAKLHVRYMVGGRPSKPLRERLYSFEFPESPGALLKFLSTLGTHWNISLFHYRSHGTDYGRVLAAFELGENEPDFETRLNELGYECHDETQNPAFRFFLAG, from the coding sequence ATGGCTGAGTCACAACCGCTACCCGATGCCCCCGGCGGAGCCGAGTATCTGCGCGCGGTATTGCGTGCGCCGGTTTACGAAGTCGTGCAGGTAACGCCGCTGCAGAAAATGGAAAAGCTTTCTTCGCGCCTTGATAATGTCATTCTGGTTAAGCGTGAAGATCGTCAGCCAGTGCACAGCTTCAAGCTGCGCGGGGCGTATTCGATGATTGCAGGCCTGAACAGCGAGCAAAAAGCCTGTGGCGTGATCACCGCTTCTGCGGGAAACCATGCGCAGGGCGTGGCGCTTTCGTCCACGCGTTTGGGTATTAAGTCGCTGATCGTTATGCCTGTGGCTACTGCAGATATCAAAGTCGATGCTGTGCGGGCCTTCGGAGGCGAAGTGTTGCTGCATGGCGCGAATTTCGATGAGGCAAAAGCCAAAGCCATCGAACTTTCTCAGCAGCAAGGTTTCACCTACGTGCCTCCGTTTGACCACCCGGCTGTCATCGCCGGGCAGGGTACGGTTGCGCTGGAACTGCTGCAGCAGGATGCGCATATCGATCGCGTATTCGTGCCGGTTGGCGGCGGTGGCCTGGCGGCTGGCGTAGCGGTTCTGATCAAGCAACTGATGCCGCAAATCAAAGTGATTGCGGTTGAAGCCGAAGATTCTGCCTGTCTCAAAGCAGCACTGGATGCCGGGCACCCGGTTGAGCTGCCGCGCGTGGGGCTGTTTGCCGAAGGCGTTGCGGTTAAGCGTATCGGCGACGAAACCTTCCGCGTATGCCAGGAATACCTGGATGACATCATCACCGTGGACAGCGACGCTATCTGCGCGGCGATGAAGGATTTGTTCGAGGACGTGCGTGCTGTCGCCGAGCCTTCCGGGGCGCTGGCGCTGGCGGGGATGAAAAAGTACGTCCAGCAGCACAACATTCGTGGTGAACGCCTGGCGCATGTGTTGTCTGGCGCAAACGTGAATTTCCACGGGCTACGTTATGTCTCTGAGCGCTGTGAACTGGGCGAGCAGAGGGAAGCGTTGCTGGCGGTCACTATTCCCGAGCAAAAAGGCAGCTTCCTGAAGTTCTGCCAACTGCTGGGCGGTCGCTCGGTTACCGAGTTTAACTACCGCTACGCCAGTTCTGACGATGCCTGCATTTTTGTTGGGGTGCGTCTGACTCGCGGGCTGGAAGAGCGTAAAGAGATCATCGCTCAGCTCAGTGAAGGCGGCTACGGCGTGGTCGATCTCTCTGACGACGAAATGGCGAAGCTGCATGTTCGCTACATGGTGGGCGGCCGGCCGTCGAAACCGCTGCGCGAACGGTTGTACAGCTTTGAGTTCCCTGAATCACCAGGGGCGCTGCTGAAGTTCTTGAGTACGCTGGGAACGCACTGGAACATTTCTCTGTTCCACTACCGCAGCCACGGCACTGACTACGGGCGAGTTCTGGCGGCGTTTGAGTTGGGTGAAAATGAGCCGGACTTCGAAACCCGGCTCAACGAACTGGGTTACGAATGTCACGACGAAACCCAAAACCCGGCGTTCCGCTTCTTCCTGGCCGGTTAA
- the ilvG gene encoding acetolactate synthase 2 catalytic subunit, translating to MNGAQWVVHALRAQGVETVFGYPGGAIMPVYDALYDGGVEHLLCRHEQGAAMAAIGYARSTGKTGVCIATSGPGATNLLTGLADALLDSVPVVAITGQVAAPLIGTDAFQEVDVLGLSLACTKHSFLVESLDELPRVLAEAFEIANAGRPGPVLVDIPKDIQLAIGEPEAWLSAVEDDADLPFAELQQAREMLVQAKKPMLYVGGGVGMAQAVPALREFISVTGMPSTVTLKGLGAVPADDAFYTGMLGMHGTKAANLAVQECDLLLAVGARFDDRVTGKLNTFAPHAKVIHMDIDPAELSKLRQAHVALQGPLNQLLPALQQPLHIASWQQHIAALNEEHQWRYDHPGEAIYAPLLLKQLSERKSAEAVVTTDVGQHQMWTAQHMTFTSPENFITSSGLGTMGFGLPAAVGAQVARPEDTVICVSGDGSFMMNVQELGTIKRKQLPVKILLLDNQRLGMVRQWQQLFFEERYSETTLTDNPDFLTLASAFGIPGQHITRKDQVEAALDALLNSDGPYMLHVSIDEYENVWPLVPPGASNSQMLEKLS from the coding sequence ATGAATGGTGCACAGTGGGTAGTACATGCGTTGCGAGCGCAGGGGGTTGAAACAGTTTTCGGTTATCCTGGCGGCGCGATTATGCCGGTGTACGATGCGTTGTACGACGGTGGTGTGGAACATCTACTGTGTCGCCATGAACAAGGTGCGGCCATGGCGGCCATTGGTTATGCCCGCTCAACCGGCAAAACCGGTGTGTGTATTGCCACTTCAGGCCCCGGCGCGACCAACCTTTTGACCGGTCTTGCTGACGCACTTTTAGATTCTGTTCCCGTTGTTGCCATCACCGGCCAGGTGGCCGCGCCTTTGATTGGGACTGACGCCTTCCAGGAAGTTGACGTCCTCGGTCTGTCGCTTGCCTGCACCAAACACAGTTTCCTCGTCGAATCCCTTGATGAACTGCCGCGTGTCCTTGCCGAGGCATTTGAAATTGCTAATGCTGGCCGCCCGGGCCCCGTTCTGGTCGATATTCCAAAAGATATTCAGTTGGCTATCGGTGAGCCTGAGGCCTGGTTATCTGCCGTTGAAGATGATGCAGACCTGCCGTTTGCTGAATTGCAGCAAGCCCGTGAAATGCTCGTTCAGGCCAAAAAGCCTATGCTTTACGTTGGCGGCGGCGTAGGGATGGCGCAGGCAGTTCCGGCGCTTCGCGAATTTATTTCCGTAACTGGAATGCCTTCCACAGTCACCCTGAAAGGGCTGGGCGCAGTGCCGGCCGATGATGCGTTTTATACCGGTATGCTGGGGATGCACGGTACCAAAGCGGCAAACCTCGCCGTTCAGGAATGCGATTTGCTGTTGGCCGTTGGCGCCCGTTTCGATGACCGCGTCACCGGGAAGCTGAATACCTTTGCTCCGCACGCCAAAGTTATCCACATGGATATCGATCCTGCGGAGCTGAGCAAGTTACGCCAGGCGCATGTTGCGTTGCAGGGGCCGCTGAACCAGCTTTTACCTGCCTTACAACAGCCGTTGCACATTGCTTCATGGCAGCAGCATATCGCGGCCCTGAACGAAGAACACCAGTGGCGCTACGATCATCCGGGCGAGGCTATCTATGCCCCCCTGCTGCTGAAGCAACTCTCTGAACGCAAATCAGCTGAAGCTGTTGTGACCACCGACGTAGGCCAACATCAGATGTGGACCGCACAGCACATGACCTTCACCAGCCCGGAGAACTTCATCACCTCCAGCGGACTTGGCACGATGGGCTTTGGTTTACCTGCCGCCGTTGGCGCTCAGGTGGCAAGGCCGGAAGATACGGTGATCTGCGTCTCCGGCGATGGCTCTTTCATGATGAACGTTCAGGAGCTGGGCACCATCAAGCGCAAGCAGTTGCCGGTCAAAATCCTGCTGCTCGATAACCAACGTCTGGGCATGGTGAGGCAGTGGCAGCAGCTGTTTTTTGAAGAGCGCTACAGTGAAACGACCCTGACCGACAACCCCGATTTCCTCACGCTGGCCAGCGCCTTTGGCATTCCAGGCCAGCACATCACCCGTAAAGACCAGGTAGAAGCCGCGTTAGACGCCCTGTTGAACAGCGACGGCCCGTACATGCTTCACGTCTCGATCGATGAGTACGAAAACGTCTGGCCGTTGGTACCGCCCGGTGCCAGTAACTCGCAAATGCTGGAGAAATTATCATGA
- the ilvD gene encoding dihydroxy-acid dehydratase — MPKYRSATTTHGRNMAGARALWRATGMTDADFGKPIIAVVNSFTQFVPGHVHLRDLGKLVAEQIEASGGVAKEFNTIAVDDGIAMGHGGMLYSLPSRELIADSVEYMVNAHCADAMVCISNCDKITPGMLMASLRLNIPVIFVSGGPMEAGKTKLSDQIIKLDLVDAMIQGADPKVSDEQSEQVERSACPTCGSCSGMFTANSMNCLTEALGLSQPGNGSLLATHADRKELFLNAGKRIVELTKRYYEQDDATALPRSIASKEAFENAMTLDIAMGGSTNTVLHLLAAAQEAEIDFTMTDIDQLSRKVPQLCKVAPSTQKYHMEDVHRAGGVLGILGELDRAGLLNREVKNVLGLSLPQTLEQYDVMLTKDEAVKTMFRAGPAGIRTTQAFSQSCRWDTLDDDRANGCIRSLENAYSKDGGLAVLYGNFAENGCIVKTAGVDEGSLVFRGPAKVYESQDDAVEAILGGKVVAGDVVVIRYEGPKGGPGMQEMLYPTTFLKSMGLGKACALVTDGRFSGGTSGLSIGHVSPEAASGGNIALIEDGDMIAIDIPNRGIQLQLTDQEMAARREAQEARGDAAWTPRNRERQVSFALRAYASLATSADKGAVRDKSKLGG, encoded by the coding sequence ATGCCTAAGTATCGTTCCGCCACTACAACCCACGGCCGCAATATGGCGGGTGCCCGCGCCCTGTGGCGCGCAACGGGGATGACCGACGCCGATTTTGGCAAACCGATCATTGCGGTCGTCAACTCCTTTACTCAATTCGTACCGGGCCACGTTCACCTGCGCGATCTGGGTAAACTGGTTGCCGAGCAAATCGAAGCCTCCGGCGGCGTAGCGAAAGAGTTCAACACCATTGCGGTGGATGACGGTATCGCGATGGGGCATGGCGGCATGCTCTATTCCCTGCCGTCCCGCGAGCTGATTGCCGACTCGGTTGAGTACATGGTGAACGCCCACTGCGCCGATGCCATGGTCTGTATCTCCAACTGCGACAAAATCACCCCAGGGATGCTGATGGCCTCTCTGCGCCTGAACATTCCGGTGATCTTCGTTTCAGGCGGCCCGATGGAAGCCGGGAAAACCAAACTTTCCGACCAGATCATCAAGCTGGACCTGGTTGATGCGATGATTCAGGGTGCAGACCCGAAAGTTTCTGACGAGCAAAGCGAGCAAGTTGAACGCTCCGCGTGTCCAACGTGCGGCTCTTGTTCAGGGATGTTCACCGCCAACTCCATGAACTGCCTGACCGAAGCGCTGGGTCTGTCTCAGCCGGGCAACGGTTCACTACTGGCGACGCACGCCGACCGCAAAGAACTGTTCCTGAACGCAGGTAAACGCATTGTTGAACTGACCAAGCGTTACTACGAGCAGGATGATGCCACCGCACTGCCGCGTAGCATCGCCAGCAAAGAGGCGTTCGAAAACGCCATGACGCTGGATATCGCCATGGGCGGCTCTACTAACACCGTTCTGCACCTGTTGGCCGCCGCGCAAGAAGCTGAAATCGATTTCACCATGACCGACATTGACCAGCTGTCCCGCAAGGTTCCGCAGCTGTGTAAAGTTGCGCCAAGCACCCAGAAATACCATATGGAAGACGTGCACCGTGCTGGTGGCGTGCTCGGTATTCTCGGCGAGCTGGATCGCGCCGGGTTGCTCAATCGCGAAGTGAAAAACGTGCTTGGCCTTTCCCTGCCGCAGACGCTGGAACAATACGATGTAATGCTGACCAAAGACGAAGCGGTGAAAACCATGTTCCGCGCGGGTCCGGCGGGTATTCGTACTACCCAGGCTTTCTCGCAGAGCTGCCGCTGGGACACGCTGGATGACGATCGTGCTAACGGCTGTATTCGCTCACTGGAAAATGCCTACAGCAAAGACGGCGGCCTGGCCGTCCTGTACGGCAACTTCGCGGAAAATGGCTGTATTGTTAAAACCGCGGGCGTGGATGAAGGTAGCCTGGTATTCCGTGGCCCGGCCAAAGTTTATGAAAGCCAGGACGATGCGGTAGAAGCCATCCTCGGCGGCAAAGTGGTTGCGGGTGACGTGGTTGTTATTCGCTACGAAGGGCCAAAAGGCGGGCCTGGCATGCAGGAAATGCTTTATCCAACCACCTTCCTGAAATCTATGGGACTGGGCAAAGCCTGCGCGCTGGTCACCGATGGCCGTTTCTCCGGCGGGACCTCGGGTCTGTCGATCGGCCACGTTTCTCCGGAAGCAGCTAGCGGCGGCAATATTGCTCTGATTGAAGACGGCGACATGATTGCCATTGATATCCCTAATCGCGGTATTCAACTGCAGCTTACCGATCAGGAAATGGCGGCACGTCGTGAAGCGCAGGAAGCTCGCGGTGATGCAGCCTGGACTCCTCGCAATCGTGAACGTCAGGTGTCCTTCGCTCTGCGCGCTTACGCCAGCCTCGCCACCAGTGCGGATAAAGGCGCCGTGCGTGATAAAAGCAAGCTTGGAGGCTAA
- a CDS encoding branched-chain amino acid transaminase — MTTKKADYIWFNGEMTPWGEAKVHVMSHALHYGTSVFEGIRCYDSHKGPVVFRHREHMQRLRDSAKIYRFPVSQSVDELMEACRAVIRKNNLTSAYIRPLVFVGDVGMGVNPPEGYTTDVIIAAFPWGAYLGAEALDQGIDAMVSSWNRAAPNTIPTAAKAGGNYLSSLLVGSEARRHGYQEGIALDVNGFLSEGAGENLFEVKDGVIYTPPFTSSALPGITRDAIIKLAKDLGIEVREQVLSRESLYLADEVFMSGTAAEITPVRSVDRIQVGEGRCGPVTKRIQQAFFGLFTGETEDKWGWLDQVNP, encoded by the coding sequence ATGACGACCAAGAAAGCTGATTACATCTGGTTCAATGGCGAGATGACTCCGTGGGGAGAAGCGAAAGTTCACGTAATGTCCCACGCGTTGCACTACGGTACTTCGGTCTTTGAAGGTATCCGTTGCTATGACTCGCACAAAGGGCCAGTGGTGTTCCGTCATCGTGAACACATGCAGCGCTTGCGTGACTCAGCAAAAATCTATCGCTTCCCGGTATCGCAAAGTGTTGATGAGCTGATGGAAGCCTGCCGCGCGGTTATCCGTAAAAACAACCTCACCAGCGCTTACATCCGCCCTCTGGTCTTTGTTGGCGACGTAGGCATGGGCGTTAACCCGCCGGAAGGGTACACCACCGACGTGATCATTGCGGCCTTCCCGTGGGGCGCTTATCTGGGCGCTGAAGCGCTGGATCAGGGGATTGATGCAATGGTCTCTTCCTGGAACCGCGCGGCACCAAACACCATTCCTACCGCGGCAAAAGCGGGCGGTAACTACCTTTCTTCTCTGCTGGTCGGCAGCGAAGCACGCCGCCACGGCTATCAGGAAGGGATTGCGCTCGATGTGAACGGCTTCCTGTCCGAGGGCGCGGGCGAAAACCTGTTCGAAGTGAAAGATGGCGTGATTTACACCCCTCCATTCACCTCTTCAGCACTGCCGGGCATTACCCGTGATGCAATTATCAAGCTGGCAAAAGACCTGGGCATTGAAGTCCGTGAGCAGGTGCTTTCGCGAGAATCTCTGTACCTGGCCGACGAAGTCTTTATGTCCGGTACCGCCGCAGAAATCACCCCGGTACGCAGCGTAGACCGCATTCAGGTGGGCGAGGGTCGCTGTGGCCCGGTCACCAAACGTATTCAACAGGCATTCTTTGGCTTGTTCACTGGCGAAACCGAAGACAAGTGGGGCTGGTTGGATCAGGTAAACCCATAA
- the ilvY gene encoding HTH-type transcriptional activator IlvY — MDLRDLKTFLHLAESRHFGRSARAMHVSPSTLSRQIQRLEDDLGQPLFLRDNRTVTLTEAGEQLRQFAQHTLLQYQQMRHTLGQQGPSLSGELHLFCSVTAAYSHLPPILDRFRAEHPSVEIKLTTGDAADAVEKVDSNEADLAIAGKPESLPPGVAFSMLENLSVALIAPALPCPVRAQVSQPEPDWAKIPFIMPEQGPVRRRIELWFRRQKISNPVIYATVAGHEAMVSMVALGCGVALIPEIVLENSPEPVRNRVLVLERNDEKAPFELGVCVQKKRLNEPLISAFWKLLPGSH; from the coding sequence ATGGATTTACGCGATCTGAAAACCTTTCTGCACCTGGCCGAAAGCCGCCATTTTGGGCGTAGCGCACGCGCCATGCACGTCAGCCCCTCCACGCTTTCGCGTCAAATCCAGCGTCTGGAGGACGACCTCGGGCAACCTCTGTTTTTGCGTGATAACCGCACCGTAACGCTAACTGAAGCCGGTGAGCAATTACGGCAGTTTGCCCAGCACACGCTGCTGCAATATCAGCAGATGCGCCACACGCTTGGCCAGCAAGGCCCTTCCCTGAGTGGAGAGCTGCATCTGTTTTGCTCGGTGACCGCCGCATACAGCCATTTGCCGCCCATTCTGGACCGCTTCCGGGCTGAACATCCTTCCGTTGAAATTAAGCTGACCACAGGCGACGCCGCGGATGCGGTAGAAAAAGTTGATTCCAATGAAGCCGACCTGGCGATCGCCGGAAAACCAGAATCCCTTCCGCCTGGCGTGGCTTTCTCAATGCTGGAAAATTTATCCGTGGCCTTGATCGCCCCCGCTTTGCCTTGCCCTGTCAGGGCGCAGGTAAGCCAGCCGGAGCCAGACTGGGCCAAAATTCCGTTTATCATGCCCGAACAGGGGCCTGTTCGCCGCCGTATCGAACTGTGGTTCCGCCGCCAGAAAATCAGTAACCCGGTGATCTATGCCACCGTCGCTGGCCACGAAGCCATGGTGTCAATGGTGGCGCTGGGATGTGGGGTCGCGCTGATCCCGGAAATCGTGCTGGAAAACAGCCCGGAACCGGTGCGCAACCGCGTGCTGGTTCTGGAACGTAACGATGAGAAAGCCCCGTTTGAACTGGGCGTTTGCGTACAAAAAAAGCGGCTCAATGAGCCGCTTATCAGCGCGTTCTGGAAGCTTCTACCCGGCAGCCATTAA
- the ilvM gene encoding acetolactate synthase 2 small subunit → MMQHQLAVQARFRPETLERVLRVVRHRGFQICAMNMAAAGNTDNINIELTVASLRPVELLFTQLSKLVDVACVEIQQPTSQQIRA, encoded by the coding sequence ATGATGCAACATCAGCTCGCAGTGCAGGCTCGCTTCCGCCCGGAAACGTTAGAACGTGTTTTACGCGTCGTGCGTCATCGTGGCTTCCAAATCTGCGCCATGAATATGGCCGCGGCGGGGAATACCGACAATATTAATATTGAATTGACCGTTGCTAGCCTGCGGCCAGTCGAATTACTGTTTACTCAATTAAGCAAGCTGGTTGACGTTGCCTGCGTTGAAATCCAGCAACCAACATCACAACAAATCCGCGCCTGA
- a CDS encoding DUF413 domain-containing protein, with amino-acid sequence MAESFTTTNRFFDNKHYPRGFARHGDFTIKEAQLLERHGFAFNELDLGKREPGTEEEVQFVAVCRGVREPATEAERVWSKYMARIKRPKRFHTLSGGKPQMDTVEDYSDSDD; translated from the coding sequence ATGGCGGAAAGCTTTACGACGACTAATCGGTTTTTCGACAATAAACATTATCCACGTGGGTTTGCTCGTCATGGTGATTTCACCATCAAAGAGGCACAGCTGTTAGAACGTCACGGTTTTGCGTTCAATGAGCTGGATCTCGGCAAGCGCGAACCAGGCACTGAAGAAGAAGTGCAGTTTGTTGCCGTATGCCGTGGTGTGCGCGAGCCTGCTACTGAAGCGGAACGTGTCTGGAGCAAGTACATGGCGCGTATCAAACGCCCAAAACGTTTTCATACTCTGTCTGGCGGCAAACCGCAGATGGATACGGTTGAAGACTACAGCGATAGTGATGATTAA